Part of the Paenibacillus kyungheensis genome, TCCGATCCCAATTCCGCGTAGCACTGTAACCGTTTCGAACCACGTACGAGAAGTCTGAGGAGACAGGCTGTACATATGGAATGTCATCAGACTGGTTAACGTCAAGCCGACTAGCCCTATAGGCACAATCCCTACTTTATCGAGTAATTTACCTGCAAATGGCATCACAATCGCCATCGCTAATGCTTGCGGAAGTAAGATCAAGCCGGTATCAATCGCCGAGTACGACTGTACACTTTGCAAAAATACAGGAGCCAAAAATGTTCCGCCATACATCCCCATCATGACAAAGCTAGAGGTAATAACACTGATCGTAAATTTATAATTTTTAAATAAAGATACATCGATAACAGCATTGTCTTTGCCAGATTCGACAACGATCAAAAAGATCAATGACCAGATAGAGATAAACAGTAAGCCTACAATTTCAAAAGATGTCCATCCTTTAGAAGAGCCATTCGATAATGCATACAACAATGTACCTGCACATGTTCCTGCTAATATAAAGCCCAGCATATCGAATTTAATCGGTTCACTTTTGGGTGGTTCTTTGATCAACAGAATCACCATCAGAATAGCGAATAATGCAATCGGCACACAGGCGATAAATAGAAAGCGCCAGTTAAGCCATTCGATCAAATATCCACTTAGTGTAGGCCCGATCGCAGGAGCTGCCATTGCTGAAATTCCCCAAATACCGATCGCCATCCCTACTTGCTCACGCGGAATAATTTTATAAATAATCGTCATACTTAGTGGAATAATAACCCCACCGCCAAGCCCTGCAATAATACGAGCAATAATCAGCGACATATCATTCCATGCAAAAATACAAAAGGCTGTGCCCAGAGTAAACACTGATAAAGCACCTATCAGGAATTTTTTATAACCGACTTTGCGCTCCATAAATCCGGTGATCGGCACGATAATACCTGAAGCCAGTGTATACCCTGTAATCACCCATTGAATTCGAGTGGTCGTTGATCCTAGATCTGTTGTTAATTGTGGAATAGCTACATTGATCAGACTGTTATTCAGTACAGCGATAAAAGCACCAAGAACAATAGCGAAGAAAGCAAGCCAGCGTTCTTTGGATGAGGTATCCAAGGAAGGAGCAACAGCGATTTCATTAGAAGCCACAGAGACTCCTCCTTTTACTGTGTATAGATTTTTATTTCAACATTTGTGCCGGGAATCAGTGTCAATCCATCCGGTACATTTAAAGCAATTTCGATCGGAATCCTTTGGGTGACTTTGTTAAAGTTACCGCTTGTATTGGTAGCAGGAATCGCAGAAAATACCGAATTTGAAGCTTGTCCGATTTTACGAACTTTCCCTTGAATACTTTCGCCTTCGATAGTATCCAGAGTGATATCTACCCGTGCACCTAGCTTAATACGGTTAATATCTGTTTCTTCGATATTGGCAGAGACGTATAGATTTTTCATATCAGCCATAATGGCTATCGCTGCACTGGGTGATCCCATTTCACGTTCTTTGGATTGTACTTTAAGTACAGTGCCGTCAATCGGTGCACGTACTACAGATTTGCTAATATCACTGGCTTCTAGACCGGAGACATCTTGTTCAGCGATCGGTTCATTCTTTTTGAGAATATCGCCTTCTTCTACATCAATATGATCTAAGCGTGCGGTTAGCTGAGGCATGACTTTATACTGATCTGCACTGATACGTGCATCTTCTGTTTTGACAAAATGACTTCCTTGATACCAATAGTAATAACCGAGCGCTCCACCGCTTACTACCAGTAGCACCAATAAAATGATTAAAACAATCTTTTTCTTCACACACTCCACCTCAGCAGTCTAAAAGTTTTGAATAATTGATAGCTCTCATATTGATCTTCAGCGCCAAAAGACACCGTAGATCAAGACTGTTTTTGCTCTAATAAAGATAGTAATTTTTTAAAAGATTTCAGTTCGACTTTTTGCTTTTCGGATTTGTAATCTTTCATAAAAAGGGCCATTTCTTGTTGCTCTGGTGAAATATATTCCGGCAACGGATGATCGGCATTCGCTTCTAAGTACGCCAGCTCTTTTTCGATGTTCTCAATCACTTCAAGTGTGGAATAGATCAGCTTATTCGTATCGACCAAATGCACAAATAACAAAGAAGCAAATAAAGACCGCACATCATCAGCATTTTTAAAACTTTTATAAATCATATCTTTGAGTGCTTGTTTGCCTTTTTCGGTAATCGCGTAATTGGTTTTTTCAGGACGGTTGTCGTTTTGCACTGTATTTACTTTTTGAACATATCCTTTTTTCTGTAAGGCTTCGAAATTGTAATACAGATTACCGTCTGTTACGCGAACTAGATTTTCACCAGCATTGTTAATACTTTTTTTGATATCGTACGGGTGATAATCCTGTTCATGAAGTCGTCCTAAAATAAAAATTTGTAAAGACAATAGAGTTCATCCTTTCATTGCACGTTCATTTTTTATAAAAGACATATTGATGTCGCTTATTTTTATACAGTAGATGTCTTTCCCCCGAAAATATACTTTGTATAGATTACTCTGTACAGAGTAATGAACAGATTTATTCTATGTAATTTTTTGAAGACTGTCAATACTTTTAGCCATTTAATTAGGTATGTAATGTATTTGAGTATGAATAGGGCAATATATGCACAAAAAAGAGTAGAATCTTTTACGTAGATGTAAAAGGTTCTACTCTTTGCGCTAGCTGTGTATCTATATAATATTTGACATTAAGCAGATTTGATCGTTGGAGATACTGGATTAGAATCGACTTTGTCTTCGGTTTGCTTAGTAGCGCTATACATCGGCTTTTTCAAAAAGCCAATAATACAAGCAGTCACTACAGACCCGACAGCAATACATAGGATATACAGTAGTGGATTACTTGCCGCAATCGGTATTACGAAGATTCCTCCATGTGGAGCTTGAAGCGAAATGCCCAGTGCCATACACATTCCGCCACCGATCGCTGCCCCGATAATATTCGCTGGAATAATCCGTAAAGGATCATTAGCGGCAAAAGGAATAGCGGCTTCGGTAATAAAAGATGCGCCCATTACATAAGCAGCTTTGCCTGCATTACGTTCTTCGATCGAGAATTTATTTTTAAATAATGTGGTCGCTAGTGCGATCCCTAGCGGTGGAACCATTCCGCCTACCATCAGAGCTGCTGACGGTTCAAAAATCTGATTGGCAAACATCGCCAATCCAAAAGCAGACGCTGTTTTGTTAATCGGGCCACCCATATCGGATGCCATCATACCTGCAAGTAAAGCACCTAACAATATCGCATTGGTACCTGTTAAGCTATTCAGCCAGCCTTGCAACGATACGTTAATCCATGCCATCGGTGTATTGACGACAAAGTACATAATCAGAGCGGTCACAAACGAACCAACTAATGGCAAAATCAGTACTGGTGATAAACTTTGCAAAGAGTCTGGAATCCCTCTCACCAATCGTTTGATCGCTAAAATACTATAACCTGCGATAAATCCAGCTAACATCCCACCGAGAAATCCTGATCCGCCAAGTGTAGCCAACATTCCGCCAATCATACCAGGCGCTAGACCCGGACGGTCTGCAATACTATACGCAATATAACCTGCAAGTACAGGAACCATTAATGCAAAGGCTGCACTACCACCTGCTGTACTGAGAAAAGCAGCAAAGGCATTATAATCAGGGCTATTAGGATCAGCCGCGTGAATGCCGAACATAAATGAGAGCGCAATCAATATTCCGCCAGCGACAACGAATGGAATCATAAAGGAGACACCATTCATAATATGGCTGTAGATTTTAGGCTGTTTGAGACGTGTTTTTTCTTTGGCTTCTTTGAGATTGGATTGACCTTGATTCTGAGCGACCCCTTTACCTGCAATCGCTTCTTCAATCAGATCTTTGGCATGATGAATCCCGTTTTTGACTGAAGTCTGGACTACTTTACGGTCGCCAAATACACTCATATCGACTTTGACATCAGCAGCGACTACAATCCCATCGGCTTGCTCAATATCGTCTGCGGTTAACTCATTTTCAACACCTGTGGAGCCATTGGTCTGGACTTTAATCTGTACGCCTAATTCTTGAGCGGCATTTTTTAATGATTCTGCCGCCATAAAAGTATGTGCAATCCCGGTAGGGCAACCGGTAACGCCGACTATTTTTTTGCCTGCATGCTTCTTATGGCTATGCAGAGCGGCTGTATCTTGTTCTTCTGCTTGTTCAAATAATCGTACAATCTCTTCCCGATCACGAGCCAGAATCAGCTTCGCTCTGAATAATTCATCCATCAAAAAGGTCGAAATTTTGGATAAAGTCTGCAAATGTTCAGACGAAGAATGTTGATCGACCGCAATCATAAAAAACAGATTGCATGATTCTGTACTGTAATTAATACCGCTGAGCGATCGCCCCATAATAATCGCCGGGGCTTTTACACCTGCGGACTTGGCATGAGGAATAGCTATACCAAATCCTACTTCTGTTGGCACCTGTTCTTCACGCGCCCAGATATCTTTTTTAAATTGCTCCATATCGCTTAAATAACCATTATCATTTAACTTTTGCGCCAATTCATCGATCAATTCTGCTTTGGTGGTAGCTGTGACATCCAATATGATATTTTCCGGTTGTAACACACTAGAAATCTTCATGATCGATCACTCCTTTTATAGCTCTCCCAATTTGTAAAGTGGCGCTTTGCCTGTTGATCCGAATAGATCCATTTTTTTCTTCACCAATTCTGTTGCCGCTTGCGTCGCTTCAGGCATTAAGAAATCAGGCTCATACGCATTTGGATTCGCATCCAGTGTTTTTCTTAATTGATTGTAAAAGGCTCGCTTCATATCTGTAGATAAGTTAATTTTGGCAATACCATGCTTCACGGCTTCTCGAATCTCTTCATCTGGATTATCTGATCCACCATGTAAGACTAACGGAATTTTTACTTTTTCATGGATTTGTTTGAGTCGATCGATTTTGATCGAATGGTCTTTCGTTTGCGGATAAATACCATGAGACGTTCCTACTGCAACCGCCAGTGTATCGATACCTGTCTGTTCTACAAAAATCGCAGCTTCATCTGGGTTGGTATACAAAATCTCGTCTGCTCCACCTTCGGAGCTACCTTCATTACTACCGATCGTACCCAGTTCACCTTCAACCGATACATCCACCAGATGTGCAAGTTCTACAGCTTCACGAGTAGCTGCAATATTTTCTTCAAATGGTAAATGCGAAGCATCCATCATGACAGAGGTATAACCGTTACGAATCGAGCGGGTAATATCTTTGATACTTGCGCCATGATCCAGATGAATAACAAATGGCACTTTCGATTTGGATGCGGCTTCACGTACATAAGCGACAAAACTATCTGTCACCAGATCAATTTCATTGGGATGAATCTGCATAATAGCAGGAGAATTTTGCGCTTCTGCGGCATTGATCACGACTTTGACAAACTCACTATTCGCTACATTAAAAGACCCGACTGCAAATTTATTTTCATACGCCACTTTAAGTAAATCTCTCATATTGATTAACATATCATTTCCTCCTAAGGGTTATTTGGAAGACCAGACTTCCAAAAATTCATCGTAATTTGTAATATTGAGTAGTTTCTCTGTCATATTGGTCTGCTTGAACACATCGTAAATTTCTTCAAAAAATTTGGTATTGTTCACTTTTTGATTTTTGGGTGGGATAAAAAGAAAAATGATCTGTGCCATCTTATCGCCCCATAATATTTTTTGCTTATTGATCGCCACGAGTACACGTAATTTTTTGTTATCTCCACAATCAAATGGATGGGGCATAGCAACCAGATTTCCAATATTGGTACTCGACATTTTTTCCCGTTCCAGAATACTGGTATACAAATGTTGAATGTCTCCTAATTCTGTAAGGGTTTTCAATAAATCGATAGGTTGATCTTCATCCAAGAAAAAGAGATCATTCGGTGATAAATAATATTTCAGCAATCCTCGATTTAACTGGATCGAAATATTTTTCATATCTTCACTGGTAATCATTTCACTAACGACAATAATATTTTGAGCATCCAGATGGTGTTGCTCGGCAATCTCGCTTGTCGTAATAATCGTTTCAATCCCTTCAGGTAGAAGATGAATTTCATGATTGGCGAGCAGACTATCAATTTTGATATTCGGAAAATATAAATTGATCTTGCGTTCTAACAGCTTCCCGACTAACGGATTTTTGCCATAAATAATAGCGATTCGTTTGCGGGTTTCTTGAGAGTTCTCGATAATACCCATAATATGGAGGGTCAAATAACCGATCTCATTTTCAGGGATTTTGATATTTAAGCAAAATTGCAATTCTTTTGCTAACACAACCGCGATATTATAAGCATTGGTATATTCTGATTTTATTTGAGCAATAAAAGGATTTTCGACAGGAAAGTAATATTTTAATGGATATAAAGACTTGGTAATATGAGCCAGTAGTCGATCAAATAGTTCTTCGTTTTTATAACTCACAAATCCATACTGCTCTCCAACATGCTGGATGACTGCTCTGATTTTGGCTTCAATCTCATTGGATTGTTCATGCTCGATGCCTTCATTTTTTTTCGGTAAAATCTGTAGCGCAATCAGCAGATAGCCTAAATACTGATATTCGTATTCATCAAATGGAGTCTTTAATTCCTGAGTCAGACGGTTCAAAATAGAGCGTGCGATACGCAATTCTTCAAAACTTGTATGATCGAGTCGCATATCTTGTTCTGCGATAGGTTGTCCCAATTCAACCCGCTTGAGGCTGATCAGTACATTGACACAGATCGAAAATAATTCCTGCGAACTCAGTAGCAATTGATATCGTGCCACTTCTTCCTCAATACAATTGTAGATAAAAGTAATCGCTGATTCGTTAAACCAATCGCCAAAATAATACTGTAATGCTTCATCTAATGACATGCGTTTGAGACAATCAGCAGTGACCAGCTTTTTGAGCAAAATCCGTTTTTCGACTTCGCTTCCTTTCAGCCGTATCCCTTGAAAAATAATCGCTTCGATCTCAATATTTTGCTTTTCCGCTTGAATCGTCTGTAGTAATTTTTGTACATCTTTACGAATTGTTTGTGTAGAAAAGTAAAGATTTTTGGCTAAGTCTTCATAGGTGATAAAATCTGTCTGAGACAGCAACGCTTTAATAATATGAAAAGCTCGCTCTTCGTAATCATCTTCATTCTGATGGAGATTCGATAAATCTCCGACAAGCTTATATCCTTTGCGAGTGTTACCCGTGATGATCGCTTTATCTAAATAATTCTCGTTGATTTCTTTGATGTCATTGCGTATCGTTCTCGTCGTTACATCAAATAGATTAGCTAATTCGCTCCCACTCACAAAGTCATGCTCCGATTGTTTTAAATGCTCCAATAGCTTAATGTAACGTTTCCGCATTTGTTTTCCTCCTCGCATTTATACTAATGCAAGCGCTTTATTTACACCAAGCCTATAGTGTTTCCTAATAGTTAGGAAGTGATTCGTTATTTGTTCTATGATACCTACTTTTTAAATATCTAAGGGACTTCACTATTTAAGAATCCCTGATAAAAAAATAAATAGCAAACAAGCCTTGAAAAAGTAACGAATAGATATCATCACTTTTCAAGACTCACGTTTATGATTTTAAATTAAAGAAATCCTACATCCTATTTTAGAAAATGTATTCAATCTCTACGATATAGCATTAACATCAAAACTGACTTCTTCTAAGAATTCAATGACTTCTCCATTTGGACTTTGAATAACAGCATTATGCACTACCAATTCTGGATGACCTAATACAAGATGCGCCGGTTTGATATAAGGAGAGGCTCCATACGCCAAAGACTGCTGATATATAGCTTCTACATCATCTACATAAAAAGCAAAGTGTAACATCGCTCCATAGCGAACCTCATCGCGTGATTGTGCACGCTCTCCTTGCGCAGGAATAACTGCGCCTGTATCAAATAACTCGATACAAGTACGCTGATCCGGTGAAATAAGCATACAAGCATGTTCAATATGAAAATCAGGTAAACTCCATTGATGACCTATTCGAAATCCAAGAACTTCTTGATAAAAAAGAAGCGTTTTTTTATAATCTTCTGCTTGAATCGCTACGTGTGCTAATCCATTAATGCCTATTTTAATCGCCCCTTCATGATATGATCATTTTATTATAAGAGAATATAAAGGAGTCATATATAAAGAAACAACGGACTTTAGCAAATAATAATAAAGAAAAAAAGTTGATTTATATGATTTGCCTTTTATTCAAATAATTCAAAAAATAAATTCTAAAGGAGAAAATATAGCATGCCTTATTCAATAGATAGTACCGATCGCAAGTTGATGCTCAAGCTTCAACACAATGCTCGTATCACCGTTGTTCAACTGAGCAAAGAACTCCATATGTCTGCTCCTTCGATCAGAGAACGAATACTACGTTTAGAAGAACAAGGAATTATTACAGGATATCATGCAGCTTTTGATGATAAACAATTAAATCTTCATTTGACAACTTTTATAATGATCAAAACAGAACGCTGTCAAGAATTTGTAGAGTTTTGTGAACAAGCTTTGGAAGTTACTGATCTGCATCGAATCAGTGGTGAATATAATTATTTGCTAAGAATTCAGACAACTTCGATGGAAGAACTTGTACAATTTCAGGAGAATATCAACCATTTAGGTGTTTCCAAATCGCATGTAAGTATCAAAAGTATATTTGAACATCGCTATCCTAGTTTTTAATACTCTGTTCTAGCCTTTGTGTAGGAAATAAGTTAACATCAAGGCTATTTTGTTTGACAATTCCTGTATTGATCTTTTGTATAGAGATCAAGTCTGTTGCAACTGCTTCGACTCCTGACTAGATCGCATAGGTCATATTTACACAAAGAGCAAACAGTTCTATCTTTATTTATAACGAATAGAAGCAAGATAAAAAAACGTTCCAGCATATAGCCAGAACGTTTTTTTAGTTTATCGTCGTATGCTTTTTATGGAGTTTTTGCTGTTGCTGTCATAATATCTGCAAATGCCCAGTGAGATGCTGGAACATCTGACCAGTTCGACAATGTTGTATCCTTTACAGGCGCTATCTTCAATACGCGATTGAACAAAGTGACTGCTTCTGCACGACTTAATGTCTGGTTGGGCTTGAATGTTCCATCTGGCATCCCTTGCATATAACCTGCTTGCTGAATTTGAGCAATCGCTACGGCTGCCCAGTGTTCTTGCGTATCTGCAAAAGTCGCTCCTGTTCCACTAAGCTTCATCCAACGCGCGATAACGGTTGCGATTTCAGCTCTAGTGATCGGACGCTCTGGTGCAAATGTGTTTTTATCGTACCCTTGCATCCATCCTGCACCCGTTACTGCTTGGATCGCTTCCGTACTCCATTTGCCAGCGACTACATCTGTATAGGTTGGTGTCTGAGTAAGTACACTCGAAGACGATGCTAATTGCTCCCCTCCCAGACGGAAAAGAATAGAAGCTAACTCTGCACGCGTCACTTTCCCGCCAGGTTGGAATGTTCCATTAGGATATCCTTGCATATACGATGTTGTTACCTGTGTGCTTTCTGTCCCTTTAACAGTTGGTACAGAAGGATCAAGATGAATAATCGTAAATGTACTGAATTTGCTGACGTTAAATTTTAATCCGGACGGTGTATTGCCTTCGGATACTACCGTAGGTTGTACCAGCTCTTTGGTTCCATCGCTATGCTCAATATAGATCATTAGACTGTTCACAAATGTCTGACGTTCTGTTGTTAAATCGGGTAAAAATTGAGCTGGTAAAGGAAGGACTAGATTCACCGGTTGTCCTTGTAGATTTGTATCAATCTCTACAGGAGTACCAATTACTTGCACAGTTCCATTGCCAATCTTAGCTTGCACCAGACGATCTTGTTGCACACGCTCAGTAACAGCTTGTTGATCAGTTGCTTTTTGCAAAGGATGTACTGTAAATTGACGATCTTCGCTCACTGTAGACAATGTAGATACAGGTAAGCTTAATCGTGCATGATTCGTATACACTTCTAGATTTATCCCGTTAGTTGCTAGAAGTTGAGCTGTTGCTTGAGGTAAGCCAAATTGTAATTGACTCACTTCATTGTTAGCATCCGGCATCACCAGACGTATAGTTGATTTACCTGTTGCTTTTACGTTTTGCACCGCTTCTTGTGCTTGGGAAGCTTCATAATTGACAGTGTCTTTTTTGGAGCCGTCTGCAAGTGTTGTGCGCTTGATCGTAATATTCGCTAATGACGTACTATTTTGTCCGCCATCTACATAAGCTGTGATATTCTCAGTCACTACCGATGAACCACCACCGCCTTTACTGGAAGAATTACCAGTGTTCGGGGTAGGCTCGGGAGATGGTGTTGGTTCTGGATTAGGGATAGGAGTAGGTGTTGGCGTTGAACCATCATCCGGTGGTGTAGCTTCTAAGTCGCGTGCAAAGGTCAGATAGAAATCATCCAGTGATCCCCATGCTCCACCGCCTGCTTGAATCGTCGCGCCTACGGTTAACATCCCATCGGTCACTTTAATCTCTTTCAGTTCTGGCTGATTCCATTGTACCCAGCCTTTAACACCTGTCTCTGCTTGTACTTCTTGTCCAGTCGTTGATGCGAATAATGCCATGTTTGCATTTGAAGCATCGCCACCTTGAATAGCCATTGAAAGATCATAATAACCTGGCTTCAATCCTTGTACAGTCTGCTTCACTTGAAAATTCACACCATCTGCTGAATAGAAATGAAGCGAGTATTGACCGGATTTGGCATCTGAAGCTTTGTTCTGGAAATCGGTATGTGGTGTGCTTCCATCACCATACGTGATCTTCCACATGCTACGATCGCTTTGTTCGAATCCACCATTTAGCAGTAGATTAGGACGGCGAATATCCAGTACCGCTTTTGCAATATGTCCACCTGTCGTCGTACCTTGTATCGTATACTGACCTGCACCTTTACTGACTGCTTCTTGTAACGCTTGCTGATCCCAATTTACCGATAACGTACCTGTACTACCATCGTTATAAGTCGCTGTGACTACCGTAGGTAATGTGATCGAATCACCTGCATTGACAGTGATATTCACAGTCTGCACTTGATCGACTTGGAGTGCTGCGATAGCTCCTGTATTTACATATTTGAATACATTGAGCGAAGGTAAGGGATGCCCTGCAAAATCAAACAACGCCTGATTATCGACAGCACTACCGCCATACCATTTACCTGCATCATCAGGATCGTATTCTGCGGCATAACTAGACGCCCACCCTGATCCATATTGTTCCCAAAGTTTTTTATTTTGCTCTAGATTTTCTTTCGATCCTACTGGTAACCATGCAGGCTCCCAGTAAAATACACCGATCCCTGCATCTCCAACTTGTGATACCGCTTGAATTACGTTACGCACCGATGTTGCTTGCCCTTGAACACTGATCGGGTAATCTAATGTCTGTCCAGAACTGCGAGGTGCTGTATTTTCATGTCCATCGCCATCTTCAGCAGTATACGCATAAGACGTTTCAGCCACCATTACTTTTTTGCCATACGTATCAGCGACTTGCTTCAATACAGAAGTTAGATTGCTAAGTGTGCCATGCCAGAACGGATAATATGAACTAGCAAATACATCATAGTCTACCCCTTGTTCAGAAAGTGCTTTGGCATAAGACAGATAACGACCCGGTGTCTCTGGATTCGTAAAATGCAAAGCGATCAGAATATGAGGATCAACTGCACGTATCGCCTGACTGCCTTGATTGAACAATTTGCTAATATTGACCCAGTTATTTTCGCCGATAAATGATTGGTTGGTCTCATTACCAACCTGTACCATGCCTACATCAACCCCTGCGTCAATAATCTGTTGCAGGCTAGTTTTGGTATACGTATAGACAGCTTGCTCTTTATCAGCGAGCGATAGATTTTCCCATGCTTTTGGAATATGTTGCTTGCCCGGATCTGCCCAGAAATCAGAATAATGGAAATCGACTAGCAATTTCATTCCATTGGCTGTTGCTCGTTTTCCCATTTGGATCGCTTTGGTAAGATCATTATCTCCACCGCCATATCCTTTGCCATCCGCCGTATACGGATCATTCCAGATGCGCACACGAATATAATTCACACCGGATTGTTTTAACGTGGTGAATATATCTTGCTCTATCCCTTGCTCATTATAGAAATGCACTCCACTTTGTTCTAGTGAAATAATACTCGATACATCGACACCTTTGATAAAATCAGACTTCAATCCCTGTACTTTTTGCACAAAAATATCTGCTGTTACAGGCGTAGAAGTATCGGTACTTGTCTGCTTCAACTTCACTGCATCAAGGTATCCCCATGCTCCTGCTCCACCTGTGATTCTAGCTCCGATCTTGAGATTGGATGTCGGCTCGGTTAGCACAAATTTCAATGTTACTGTACCCCACTGATTGTAGCCTGTCGTGGCGACTTCTTTACTTTGCTCATTGCCTGCGAACAATTGAACATGACCGGCTTCTGCTCCCGTACCGCCCATCGACTGTACAGACAATTCGTAACTTCCAGCCGACAAAGTAGGTATTTTTTGACTGACAGTGACTTGCTGATCGGTTGTCGATTGATCACTTACCCAATATTTGAACGCATACGTATCTTCTGCTGGTGTAATAAAAGAATCATTTGCATACGCATATTGCTGAATATCGACCAATTGCCAATCTGAAGCATCCACTTGCCAGGATTGATCACTCCAAAAGTCGCTTTCAAATCCTCCATTTTGGATCAATGCGTTGTTAGTAGTGTCTGCTGCTAGAGCAGGTGTAATGTGAATCGGTAATAGTCCGATTATCATAACGATCATTAAAAACAATGAAGCTATCTTTTTCTCTCTTTTCAATTGCTTATCCCCTTCCGTTATTCCTATGTGTATATCTTCACATAAGCACTCATTCACATTGTAAAGCGCTTACATATAGCTGTGATCACTATAGCATCCTCTTTTCACTAACGACATGGGACGATTGCAACATTTTGTGTTTTTAGACAAGCATTTTAGTAATCCATATCATTCCTACGATTTTGATTGGTTATTTATGTCATTTTGAGCAAAAAAAGAACCTTTTATCTGTAATAGATCAAAGGTTCTGCTGTATTTAATATCCTTTTTATCCTACCTATTCGCATAGTAAGCCTAGCTGTGAAGCTATACTTTTTTGAATACTTTAGTATCCATATCTAGCTCGGTTGCTGGATAATCGCTTAGACCTAACGTTTCGGAAGTTGACGCATGAATAGTCTGGAACAGGTCTGGATGTTCCGCTAATCTTTTACCATAAGAAGGAATCATATCTCTTAGCTTCGGCTCCCACTCTGGCATCCGTTGCGGGAAGCACTTCTGGAACAGATCGAGCATTACATGTACTGCTGTCGAAGCACCCGGAGAAGCCCCTAGCAAAGCAGCAATCGATCCGTCCGCCG contains:
- a CDS encoding BglG family transcription antiterminator; translation: MRKRYIKLLEHLKQSEHDFVSGSELANLFDVTTRTIRNDIKEINENYLDKAIITGNTRKGYKLVGDLSNLHQNEDDYEERAFHIIKALLSQTDFITYEDLAKNLYFSTQTIRKDVQKLLQTIQAEKQNIEIEAIIFQGIRLKGSEVEKRILLKKLVTADCLKRMSLDEALQYYFGDWFNESAITFIYNCIEEEVARYQLLLSSQELFSICVNVLISLKRVELGQPIAEQDMRLDHTSFEELRIARSILNRLTQELKTPFDEYEYQYLGYLLIALQILPKKNEGIEHEQSNEIEAKIRAVIQHVGEQYGFVSYKNEELFDRLLAHITKSLYPLKYYFPVENPFIAQIKSEYTNAYNIAVVLAKELQFCLNIKIPENEIGYLTLHIMGIIENSQETRKRIAIIYGKNPLVGKLLERKINLYFPNIKIDSLLANHEIHLLPEGIETIITTSEIAEQHHLDAQNIIVVSEMITSEDMKNISIQLNRGLLKYYLSPNDLFFLDEDQPIDLLKTLTELGDIQHLYTSILEREKMSSTNIGNLVAMPHPFDCGDNKKLRVLVAINKQKILWGDKMAQIIFLFIPPKNQKVNNTKFFEEIYDVFKQTNMTEKLLNITNYDEFLEVWSSK
- a CDS encoding VOC family protein, whose amino-acid sequence is MKIGINGLAHVAIQAEDYKKTLLFYQEVLGFRIGHQWSLPDFHIEHACMLISPDQRTCIELFDTGAVIPAQGERAQSRDEVRYGAMLHFAFYVDDVEAIYQQSLAYGASPYIKPAHLVLGHPELVVHNAVIQSPNGEVIEFLEEVSFDVNAIS
- a CDS encoding Lrp/AsnC family transcriptional regulator; this translates as MPYSIDSTDRKLMLKLQHNARITVVQLSKELHMSAPSIRERILRLEEQGIITGYHAAFDDKQLNLHLTTFIMIKTERCQEFVEFCEQALEVTDLHRISGEYNYLLRIQTTSMEELVQFQENINHLGVSKSHVSIKSIFEHRYPSF
- a CDS encoding glycosyl hydrolase 53 family protein — translated: MKREKKIASLFLMIVMIIGLLPIHITPALAADTTNNALIQNGGFESDFWSDQSWQVDASDWQLVDIQQYAYANDSFITPAEDTYAFKYWVSDQSTTDQQVTVSQKIPTLSAGSYELSVQSMGGTGAEAGHVQLFAGNEQSKEVATTGYNQWGTVTLKFVLTEPTSNLKIGARITGGAGAWGYLDAVKLKQTSTDTSTPVTADIFVQKVQGLKSDFIKGVDVSSIISLEQSGVHFYNEQGIEQDIFTTLKQSGVNYIRVRIWNDPYTADGKGYGGGDNDLTKAIQMGKRATANGMKLLVDFHYSDFWADPGKQHIPKAWENLSLADKEQAVYTYTKTSLQQIIDAGVDVGMVQVGNETNQSFIGENNWVNISKLFNQGSQAIRAVDPHILIALHFTNPETPGRYLSYAKALSEQGVDYDVFASSYYPFWHGTLSNLTSVLKQVADTYGKKVMVAETSYAYTAEDGDGHENTAPRSSGQTLDYPISVQGQATSVRNVIQAVSQVGDAGIGVFYWEPAWLPVGSKENLEQNKKLWEQYGSGWASSYAAEYDPDDAGKWYGGSAVDNQALFDFAGHPLPSLNVFKYVNTGAIAALQVDQVQTVNITVNAGDSITLPTVVTATYNDGSTGTLSVNWDQQALQEAVSKGAGQYTIQGTTTGGHIAKAVLDIRRPNLLLNGGFEQSDRSMWKITYGDGSTPHTDFQNKASDAKSGQYSLHFYSADGVNFQVKQTVQGLKPGYYDLSMAIQGGDASNANMALFASTTGQEVQAETGVKGWVQWNQPELKEIKVTDGMLTVGATIQAGGGAWGSLDDFYLTFARDLEATPPDDGSTPTPTPIPNPEPTPSPEPTPNTGNSSSKGGGGSSVVTENITAYVDGGQNSTSLANITIKRTTLADGSKKDTVNYEASQAQEAVQNVKATGKSTIRLVMPDANNEVSQLQFGLPQATAQLLATNGINLEVYTNHARLSLPVSTLSTVSEDRQFTVHPLQKATDQQAVTERVQQDRLVQAKIGNGTVQVIGTPVEIDTNLQGQPVNLVLPLPAQFLPDLTTERQTFVNSLMIYIEHSDGTKELVQPTVVSEGNTPSGLKFNVSKFSTFTIIHLDPSVPTVKGTESTQVTTSYMQGYPNGTFQPGGKVTRAELASILFRLGGEQLASSSSVLTQTPTYTDVVAGKWSTEAIQAVTGAGWMQGYDKNTFAPERPITRAEIATVIARWMKLSGTGATFADTQEHWAAVAIAQIQQAGYMQGMPDGTFKPNQTLSRAEAVTLFNRVLKIAPVKDTTLSNWSDVPASHWAFADIMTATAKTP